CTCGTAAAGCACCTGCTGGAACCTGAACGTTTCACCTCCTTCACCACGTTTTACTGTcaaatcctgcagctctgtggaaacaacacGAACACGTAGCGAGAAACCAGCAACAGTACGACAGTTATAGAAGCTACATTTCAATGAAAGACTGAAAAACCCTGGAATCAGCATCTACAATcatttccaagtgtccacagctgtaaactctgcagttcatctgaaacgTCCCCAAGTTTTATCACAATGTATTTTACCAATTAGACATGTAGAATGAAGGCATTTTGGTGGAAAAGCACAATTTTAAGATtaattttggttcattttccagGTGGATTTTTCTGAAATCATGAGAAAAGTTTCCCCAAAATAAGCCAGAATATGAAACCAAAGTTTAAAAAACCCGAATCAACATGTATGATAACTTCAAAGTGCCCTCAGGTGTTCCCAAAACTAAGTGGCTCTACAGAATATAGATATTTACTCCTTTCCTCCACGTTTATCTCTCTGCTGTTCAGCTGAatattctctgaagtgtttttcacggtttgttttttagttttttctccGTGCAGACGTTTTAAAGTCACTTCCAGACCCCATCAATCTTCTGCTAAAGCTGACATGTCCAGtgttggttgttgttttgtgcagtgAGGAGGTTTTAACAGGAGACAGAGTTAGAAGCAGATAATCAGAATGTTGTTGTAGAGTTTTACGGTTTAGTTCCTCTGGTTTCCTGCCGGTGTTTCCTTCACTCATCGTTCTGTGTTTGCACTATGAAGGGCTGTGGGTGTGAACGTGTTCTGGAACATCAGGAGCCTTGATCTACCAAAGGGAATGtgttatatttatgttttagaGCAGCTGAATGTGTGTAGAGAGCTGGACTGTAATTTAATCTGATAGTGAACCTCTTGTTGTTGTGACTGAAGACTTTTTCTAAACACTAAATCAGCTGAGTGCCAAAACCTGCCTTCCAGCACCCAGAACCAGCTCTGCTGCCTTCTGACCCACACTTTTATACTCAATAAAACccgttttacatttttataaaactgtgtCCAGGCTTTGGTTTGAATGAGTTTGATCAGATTTTATGACATTGCAAAGTTAGAAACTGTTGAATTAGTTTAAAATTTCCCACAAGAACTTTATAACACCAGTATAGTATCAGTATAACACCAGTATAACACCAGTATAACACCAGTATAACACCAGTATAACACCAGTATAGTATCAGTATAACACCAGTATAACACCAGTATAGTATAACCAGTATAGTATCACACCAGTATAGTATCAGTATAACACCAGTATAGTATAACACCAGTATAACACCGTATACAGGATACAGCAGCAGTGAGAACACAGCAGAGGTATTCATGGTGGATCCATAAACACTTTCTGACCTCTTCCCGCTCCACACCATCATacctccacctccatgcttcactatCAGGACCAAACATCCACTGTGGTCCAGACcaggttctcaccaaacatgctgcactcatctgaccacagaacgtTCTCCTAAACGTAACACTAGATGTAAGTGAGAACATAGCGCTGCTTCTGAATGAAACTGAAGAGAGAAGATCAAAAATCCatccaggagcagcagcagtaaacCATCTGCTGCTAGAACTTTAGTGGTCCTCCTCCATCAGCGACAAGAATTATAAAaccaaactttattttaaacctttaaatgGCTTCTGAAGAAGGATACAACGCAGCACGATTGATGATATATACACAGATAAAACCAGCAGAAGCTCCATCATCTCCTCATGTCCAGCTGGATGGTCCTCTGCAGGCTGGAGATGCTGGCGTCCAGAGCTGCCAGCCCGTCTCTGAAGGCCGCCTCGTCTCTGGTGTCAAACGTCCATCCAGACTTCATGCTGCAGTCAGAGAACACAGATTCTCCGTCAGACTGGGACATCATGGAGGCAAACAGCTGCCTTCGCCCTGACTCCAGATGTTCTGAACCACGTGATGGACGGAGAGGAGAGTTCAGTCCAACAGCTGGAGTCTGTGGAGGTTGGTCTCTATGTTCAGGATGGAACGGAGGGTTTTCTTCTCCCTCTGCAGCCTCAGTGTGAGTCTGGTCCAGAGACAGGAGGTACCGGCTGATACGCTCCCTGGAGGGAAGGAATGGATCCTGGTGGAGGACAGAAGGTCTAGTTTGTGAGGAGTCAGCAGGAGGACGACCTGATGAGCTGTCAAGGAAACGGAAGAAAGACGTTAataaaacattcatatttagtgatgacagaaaataaaaacaaaacagaaaacaacaaaatgagacaagacaaaaagaagacagaacgGTGGTGTAAAACCTCCACACTGTGCTAACTCTGGCACCACATCCACTGCTCTACTTCTTCTGTTaaaggctccacctggtgggaCAACCAGGTACGACAGATAATCTACACGTGTTCTGACATGCGTGTGCAGGTTTTCGATGTCTTCTGGAGGTTGTGGAGCTGCAGTCAACCCTTCAGAGTCCTGCTGGAACTTTACAACGTTCACAAACACTGCCAGTCAAAGGTCTGAGGTCACACAGAAACGCCCTtatttgtcaaagaaaatgaaacttaCTGCTGGTTTTTGATAAACAAGAACTATTTAAATAGATCAAGTATCACGACTGGTTTCTCTAAAATGATACTTTTAAGGACTATTGTTGTCCCTAAATTATTCAAAACCCTGAACAGAATCCCACATTACAGAGTTCATTTGCAGATCAGGAGTTTTCTGAAGTGAACCTGACATCATTAGTGGATCAGATGTGACTCAGACTGATTTAAATCACTTAAGGCACTTGAagtatttattatttagatAATTGCTGTCAGATTGGGACTCAGCAGACACTAAATAACGTGGATCGAATCAGATCAGAGGAAATAACTAGTGGAACAGGGTGTCTCTAATATTTTGACCCTCTCATTAAGGATCACCTGTTCAGGTTCCCCATCTCCTCTACTCTCTGCTGGGTGAGGGACGCCAACTTCTCCTCCTCGTGTTCTCTGTCCAGCAGCCTTCTTCTGGTGGCCTCCAGGTCTGAACAAAACATTCACAGAAGGTAGGGCTGAGGCAGAAGTTAGAGAAGATTATTTTATTACGTTAACGTTAATTCATCACCGGTGTGTCAGGATCAGCACCAAGTGTTGACTGTAAAACTGACTGTTGGCTGAAAGCTTCTTCTGGACGTTTAGTCCTACAGTAAATAGACTGTGGACGGGAAATGAAGCCTCCAGCTGATGGAGGTGATGATGGAGGTGAAGTCTAACCTGTCTTCATGAGGAcgttctctgcctctctgtctctcagctGGTTCTGTGTCTCCTGAAGGACTCTCCGTAGTTCTGTCAGGTCTTTCTGGACCTCCTGCAGTCTGGACTGAGCAGTAATGAGCTCCTCCTGCAGACGGAGGACTGGAGACACCAACATTATTCTCTTAGACGATCTGCTCGGTCTGATAATCCATGAATACAACATTCAGGTTCACGGCTATGCAGACGACACCCCGCTCTACCTTCACACCAACAACTGTCAGATCTCCTTCTTTTCATCTCTAAGTTTTATATTGTTGATGCGTTTCAACTTTGCCTACTTTGTACGGTGtcctataaataaaatatattcgCAATCCTCCCTGTCAGCTCCATAGAGAATAAAACGAGAGAACATCCACTCATACAGGATTCACCTTGAGAGTCACACAGGACCTCCAGGTTCTGGTTTCTCTCCAGGTTCTGGTTTCTctccaggttctggttcctcTCCAGATTCTCTCTTTCCTTCAGCTGCTGGTTCAGGATCTGAACTCGTCTGGAAAACAGAATCAGAGTTGAGAGTCTGGATCACGAAGTTAAAACCAGGTTAAAGGTGGAGTTTTACCGGCGGAGCTGACTGTTCTGGATCAGCAGAGACTTCAGGTCTGGATCTCTGTGGGTCTGCTGGATGTCTGAACCTCCATCCTGTGGTGAGGACAACGTGTGGTCCAGCTGACTGAGCAGCATCTCTGCTGCACCGCCTGGACAACGATTGAACAAATAATGAATGAAACAGGACAGAAAGGCTGAGTTTATATAAGAGGACAGATTACAGAGAAACATTCAGATTATTCCTCATGCTGGTAAGCATCCCTCATTTATCAGTCAGGTGACaacttttaatgtttattttctccaTAGAACAGGTAGGGTAACCGTCCTGGTGGCTCTaggtcaggggtgtcaaactcagttcctggaggtccactatcctctatgttttagatgtttcttcttccaacacacctgattcaaatgatcagctcatcatcaagctcagcagaagcctgataacgagcctgatcatttgaatcaggtgtgttggaagagggaaacatgtaaaacatgcaggatagtggccctccaggaatggAGTtcgacacccctgctctaggtgctacagatgttttactgcttatgtttttattagtttccaccttgttttctgtctactgttcaaacacagtctgcagttcatcctAGAAGTTCCTTAATTATTAAAGAGTGCTTCAGTTACCCTGAGGTTTACATAAtctttgtttttccacagaatCCAGTTAGAGCTAGCGGGTTAATCCTAGTGAAATGTTAAatgagacagaataaaacattttaatgagaTATTGTGATTTTAGAAGATTTAAGGAGCCTCAGTAACCTAAACCTTGATGATCCGTCctgttttcaacatttcttctttctgaTAAATGGTTTAATTTGGCGTTTTGTTTTAAAGATAGCATGACTTTAAAACCTCAGAGTGAGAAGTTTCACATAAACGTGAGTTCCAGTTAGAGCCGTTCTAATCAGCACGGATCAGGACAGAGATCTGAGATGTTCCATCCTGGATAAGACTGGTCTGAACATCTGCAACATCAGTCTGACAGACATGTCTCCATGTGGTCCACCAACAGCAGATGACTCCTCCTAAACTCTGTTCTTATTCTCATCAAACCACACATGATGACGATCAGAAGGTACAGATGTGAGGGTACCTCGTCCAGAGATCAGAGCTCTGAGTTCTCCCAGCAGATACTGAAccatcttctctttcttctcttcatCCTGCTGAAGCTGACCTGACGTCTCCACGGTGCAGATGTTTGAGTGTCTGAcagatgttttcttcatgtttacATCCCTGACAGGAACAAACTCCTCTGATCCACCAGCCTCGGTCTGTGGAGCTCCAGCCTGGTGAAGAGGCAGCAGGTCTGGATGAGAGGACGACTGGTGGACAGCCAGAAGGATGGAGGTCCTGGGTGGAGGGCTGGAGGTCCTGGGTGGAGGGCTGGAGGTCCTGGGTGGAGGGCTGGAGGTCCTGGGTGGAGGGCTGGAGGTCCTGGGTGGAGGGCTGGAGGTCCTGGGTGGAGGGCTGGAGGTCCTGGGTGGAGGGCTGGAGGTCCTGGGTGGAGGGCTGGTGGTCCTGGGTGGAGGGCTGGAGGTCCTGGGTGGAGGGATGCTGTGGGAGCGGTGCTGGAGGGTCTGGAGGTGTCCTGGAGGTGTGAAGGACTGCAGCAGTCTGTGAGGTTGTTTCTTGGGTGGATGCAGCTTCACTCCTGAGTGTGCAGCTGGAGGAGTGGACCGGTGGGTTCTTGGAGTGGTTCCTGGTCCACGCTGGCCGGACTGGGAACTCTTCTGGACTGGAGGGGAAGATTCATGAAAGTTCAGCTGtgatcactgacacacactAGAAAACCTGGGATTTCTAAAGAATGATAGAACATCTCCTCAAACACAAAGAACCCTTTCAGCTCCACCTGGCTTACTGGGACCGTATAGGAGAGTAGGTAAACGATGGAAACACTTTATTGTTATGTTCTTGTTCTTCtcattcagcagctgtccgtCCTCTAATGGTGCCTCCTAAGGATCACGTACCTGTCTTTGTAGGGAGTTTCTTGATGCTCTTCCCTCCTAATGAGGTGGACCGTCTGGATCTGGCTGCTCCGACCTTCACTGTTCTCTGAAGACTTGGTGAGGCTTAAAGACACATTTATTATGATTTTACTTCATCTTTAAGGTGTGTTTCTCCAACCGATAGTGCTCCTCACAGTGAAGAAGCTCCATTAGCTTGATAGAGGATAACAAAACAGGCTGCTGACTGCTTTTCTCTCACTGAATTGTTTGAGTAACACTGGTAACAGGCTGTTAAATGCTTTATACTGTTAGGAAACTCATCTGACCTGCTTTTTCAGCCTGAAGGATGTCGCCCAGCAAGGCAGCACAGCGGTCCAGACCCTGATGGAGGGTGGTGACCTGAGGACAGACGGGATTATTCCAAACACATCCTAAAACACCAAACTACCACCTAACAAATCAACatctgtctggaaaaaaaacaagcaggttTAATCCACAAATCATTCAGCCAACGTCAGCAACCATTTAAAGACTGGAAATCAATGAtttagaggatggatggatggatggatggatggatggatggatggatggatggatggatggatggatggatggatggatggatggatggatggatggatggatggatggatggatggatggatggatggataaaaggaaggatggatggatgaaggatggatggatggatgaaggatggatggatggattaaaggatggatggatgatggatagataaaaggatggatggatgaatgatggatagATTAAAGGAtggctgatggatggatggattaaaggaaggatggatggatgaaggatggatggatggattaaaggatggatggatggattaaaggatggatggatggatggatggatggatgatggatagattaaaggatggatggatggatggatggatggatgatggatagattaaaggatggatggatggatggatgaaggatggatggatggatggattaaaggaaggatggatggatgaaggatggatggatggattaaaggatggatggatggattaaaggatggatggatggatggatggatgatggatagattaaaggatggatggatggatggatggatggaggacagatggatggatggattaaaggatggatggatggattaaaggatggatggatggatggatggatgatggatagattaaaggatggatggatggatggatggatggaggacagatggatggatggattaaaggatggatgatggatggagcaCAGTGTCTCCTAATAATCCATGTTCCTGCATTCTGTACTGCTGCTCATTTCAACCATAATCATCCTAACCAAGCTGTCCACATGTTGTTCTGGAGCTCAGATGTTCACCTGGTCCTCAGAGTCGGTGGAGTAGAGAGAGAAGGCGGGTTCAGGACAGGAAGCTGGAGTCTCTCTGACAACAGAAGGTGGATCAGATCAGAGCTAACAGGAACACATGATGagttaaatgttgtgtttttaagctGATGGACTCACTGACTCCCTCTGGATGCTCCTGTCAGCCTCCCTGAAGTCACCGCCTGTCCAGCAGAAAGAGGAACATTTCTCTGATTTTATGTTTATTCACCACAGCTGGATCAGATATTCTGTAGATCTAACACCTGTGAACATCTGTTCAACTCTTTAGATCTACCAGAAACCTACAAAACATTCTCTGATTGACTGAAACTGTAGCAGACGTCATGGATCAGAGGGTATTTTCTGCTCATCAGGGCCTTGTGAGGaagtttagtgcaaaaaaacaaaaaaaattaatattgtgACATAATTactgcatgaaaacaaagttctGGTGATTGTTCATGATGCTTAATAGACAGATGTAAGCAGTAAACAGGTTCTTTTTCTCCTGATCTGATCCAGAAATCTACACTTAGATCCACCAAACTTTTATTCCTCGCTGTATTCTGAAGGTTTCTACAGACTGATTTATGGAACCGTTTATTCATAAAACATGAGATAAACTGATTTTCAGATTgaaggaatgacaaaaacacaaacatatctgtaaaaacatttcattCTAATATGACAACAAACTAATTTTGAACGTAGTTTTAATAAACGTTCACATTTCTCCTGGAGAAAACCGGTCTTTCTGGATGGTGactattttctgatttttaataAATCCCTCTCTCAACATTTGGCTGCCAAATGTAAAATTAACGTGAATATGATGAGATATTGAtgcaaatgtgcacattttcaataaaataatacTTAGTTTGAGCATTTGAACAGAACTTTTCAGAAAACTAGTAAGAGAAAAATTAACTGTGATAAAGTTAGTAATCAGCGGAGTGCTTTCCACCTGTAGTATTTTACCTTTAGGTGCATTTTAATCAGTTTCCACCTGTAGTATTTTACCTTTAGGTGTATTTTAATCAGTTTCCACCTGTAGTATTTTACCTTTAGGTGCATTTTAATCAGTTTCCACCTGTAGTATTTTACCTTTAGGTGCATGTTAATCAGTTTCCACCTGTAGTATTTTACCTTTAGGTGCATTTTAATCAGTTTCCACCTGTAGTATTTTACCTTTAGGTGTATTTTAATCAGTTTCCACCTGTAGTATTTTACCTTTAGGTGCATTTTAATCAGTTTCCACCTGTAGTATTTTACCTTTAGGTGTATTTTAATCAGTTTCCACCTGTAGtatttagacttcaggtgtatTATAAACAGCTGTGTTGTTTTACTGCAGTGAACAGCTCGTATCCCGCTTTAAATAATTACTATTGAGGGAAAACATCCACATCAACATGTTTTCAGTCTTCTTTAGTGGAACTAAAAACGCGtttaattaatatttcatgGGTTAAAGAGGAGTGGTGAAGCTACTTTCACTGACAAACAGCTAAAAGTTGAGTTATGTATGAAGTTAAACTCAGCTTTAGTCGGTCTTACCTTGCGTTTTGCTTTTCCTTTCATAGTTCTTGAACTAAACGCAGATattctgctgtttctgagctgcttCTGTTTCCGCCAAACACTTGAACTACCGATACTAATTTCTAGCTTTAGCTTTAGCCTGTCTGACTCTACGGGTGCcggaagaaaaacagatttgaaaCAGACGGCATGTCACCCACCAATCAAATTGATCTGTCAGAACGACGTCACATGTCCCGCCTACAGTGGGCGGAGTCTATCTGGCCGTTTCATTCAATgtgaaattaataaataaatcaaaatattcctataaagcaaataaatatgGCAATTAAATCTATTAGAAAgtgaataaatatataaaatactgtaatattttttcctcataggattcacatatatatactaattccactgaaaaataaatatatatgtgaTGTGTGATAtgtgggagtgaccaggatggataggatcaggaatgagtacatcagagggacagcacatgttagaggctttggagataaagtcagagaggccagactgagatggttcagacatgtccagaggagagagagtgaatatattggtagaaggatgctgagtttcccactgccaggcaggaggcctagaggaagaccaaagaggaggtttatggatgtggttaaagaggacatgaaggtagttggtgtgagagaagaggatgcagcagacagggttagatggaggcaattgatttgcTGTGGAGAC
This portion of the Acanthochromis polyacanthus isolate Apoly-LR-REF ecotype Palm Island chromosome 22, KAUST_Apoly_ChrSc, whole genome shotgun sequence genome encodes:
- the ccdc14 gene encoding serine/arginine repetitive matrix protein 1; the protein is MKGKAKRKAVTSGRLTGASRGSQETPASCPEPAFSLYSTDSEDQVTTLHQGLDRCAALLGDILQAEKAASPSLQRTVKVGAARSRRSTSLGGKSIKKLPTKTVQKSSQSGQRGPGTTPRTHRSTPPAAHSGVKLHPPKKQPHRLLQSFTPPGHLQTLQHRSHSIPPPRTSSPPPRTTSPPPRTSSPPPRTSSPPPRTSSPPPRTSSPPPRTSSPPPRTSSPPPRTSSPPPRTSILLAVHQSSSHPDLLPLHQAGAPQTEAGGSEEFVPVRDVNMKKTSVRHSNICTVETSGQLQQDEEKKEKMVQYLLGELRALISGRGGAAEMLLSQLDHTLSSPQDGGSDIQQTHRDPDLKSLLIQNSQLRRRVQILNQQLKERENLERNQNLERNQNLERNQNLEVLCDSQVLRLQEELITAQSRLQEVQKDLTELRRVLQETQNQLRDREAENVLMKTDLEATRRRLLDREHEEEKLASLTQQRVEEMGNLNSSSGRPPADSSQTRPSVLHQDPFLPSRERISRYLLSLDQTHTEAAEGEENPPFHPEHRDQPPQTPAVGLNSPLRPSRGSEHLESGRRQLFASMMSQSDGESVFSDCSMKSGWTFDTRDEAAFRDGLAALDASISSLQRTIQLDMRR